In one window of Flavobacterium ginsengisoli DNA:
- a CDS encoding porin family protein: MKKVVILFLLVLTTKGHSQFAKNMFSKDPIINLENWQKQRIYFGYYLGFNSFDFKFDYKTPVQQDIQVKKTTGFNVGVVADLRLQEYINLRFEPGLYYTKRDLYFPGISNKETDYLREVNSTYIHFPLLLKFSALRTGNIRPYLVGGMSTTLNLSSNAKSQDDNFEQKFRVKQWTAAYELGLGIDIFTEYFIFSPSVRGMFGITDELIRDKTPDSPWTGNIDSMKSRAILINFTFH; this comes from the coding sequence ATGAAAAAAGTTGTAATCTTATTTTTATTGGTCTTAACGACAAAAGGACATTCTCAATTTGCTAAAAATATGTTTAGCAAAGATCCTATCATTAATCTTGAAAACTGGCAAAAGCAGCGCATCTACTTTGGCTATTATCTAGGTTTTAATAGTTTCGACTTTAAATTTGACTACAAAACTCCTGTACAGCAAGATATTCAGGTTAAAAAAACTACTGGTTTTAATGTTGGTGTTGTAGCCGATTTAAGACTTCAGGAATATATCAACCTGCGTTTTGAACCTGGTTTGTATTATACTAAACGAGATTTATATTTTCCTGGAATAAGCAACAAAGAGACCGACTATTTAAGAGAAGTAAATAGTACTTATATTCACTTCCCTTTATTATTGAAATTTTCTGCCTTGCGTACAGGAAATATACGTCCGTATTTAGTTGGCGGTATGTCTACAACTTTAAATTTATCTAGCAATGCCAAATCTCAAGACGATAACTTTGAGCAAAAATTCAGAGTAAAACAATGGACTGCTGCTTACGAGTTAGGTTTAGGGATTGATATCTTTACCGAATACTTTATTTTTTCTCCTTCTGTTAGAGGAATGTTCGGCATAACAGATGAACTTATTAGAGATAAAACTCCAGACAGCCCTTGGACTGGAAATATCGATTCGATGAAATCTAGAGCTATTTTAATAAATTTCACTTTTCATTAA
- a CDS encoding electron transfer flavoprotein subunit alpha/FixB family protein, with amino-acid sequence MSILIYAESAEGKFKKVAFELASYAKKVAESLGTTVTALTVNISDVSELGKYGVDKVLKVSNDKLAGFNAKAYADVIKQVAEKEGTKVVLLSSTTDSIYLSPLVAVALNAGFASNVVGLPVSTSPFQVKRNAFSNKAFNITQIDTDVKVLGLAKNSYGLFESAGAAAAEDFNPTIGDNDFGVKVESVEKVSGKVSIADADIVVSGGRGLKGPENWGLVEDLVAVLGAATACSKPVSDLGWRPHSEHVGQTGKPVATNLYIAIGISGAIQHIAGINSSKVKVVINNDPEAPFFKVADYGVVGDAFEIVPQLTEKLKAFKAQHS; translated from the coding sequence ATGTCAATATTAATATATGCAGAATCTGCAGAAGGAAAATTTAAAAAAGTTGCTTTCGAATTAGCTTCTTATGCAAAAAAAGTAGCTGAATCATTAGGAACAACTGTTACAGCTTTAACTGTAAACATCAGCGATGTGAGCGAATTAGGCAAATACGGAGTTGATAAAGTTTTAAAAGTAAGCAATGATAAATTAGCTGGTTTTAACGCAAAAGCTTACGCTGATGTTATTAAACAAGTTGCTGAGAAAGAAGGAACAAAAGTAGTATTGCTTTCTTCTACAACAGACAGTATTTACCTTTCTCCACTAGTTGCGGTAGCTTTAAATGCTGGTTTCGCTTCAAATGTAGTTGGGTTGCCAGTTAGCACTTCTCCTTTTCAAGTAAAAAGAAATGCTTTTTCAAACAAAGCTTTCAACATTACACAAATCGATACAGATGTAAAAGTTCTTGGTCTAGCTAAAAATTCTTACGGACTTTTTGAAAGCGCAGGAGCGGCTGCAGCAGAAGATTTCAATCCAACAATTGGAGACAATGATTTTGGTGTAAAAGTAGAATCTGTAGAAAAAGTTTCTGGAAAAGTTTCTATTGCTGATGCAGATATCGTAGTTTCTGGCGGACGCGGACTAAAAGGTCCAGAAAACTGGGGGTTAGTAGAAGATCTTGTTGCTGTTCTTGGCGCTGCTACTGCTTGTTCTAAGCCAGTTTCAGATTTAGGATGGAGACCTCACAGCGAGCACGTTGGACAAACAGGAAAACCAGTTGCAACAAACTTATATATTGCCATCGGTATTTCTGGAGCTATCCAACACATTGCAGGTATTAACTCTTCTAAAGTAAAAGTAGTAATCAACAATGATCCTGAAGCTCCTTTCTTTAAAGTGGCTGATTATGGTGTAGTTGGGGATGCTTTTGAAATTGTACCACAATTAACAGAGAAATTAAAAGCTTTTAAAGCTCAGCACTCTTAA
- a CDS encoding cupin-like domain-containing protein, translated as MSFNLKSVDTVESISKEDFKKNYLDKRKPLIIKGLTKDWPAREKWSTEYFKQIAGDIEVKLVDNSKADPKKVINASIASMKFGEYLDLIKREPTQLRIFFFNLFKHRPELIDDVKVPKELMGGFIESMPAMFFGGSKAITFLHYDIDLPHLFHTHFGGRKHIILFDNKWKKRLYCLPNTTYALEDYDVANPDFEKFPALKGVEGYEVFLEHGDTLFMPTGMWHWMRYIDGSFSLTLRAWDQSVSRKIASVWSLFMHGAVDSAIKVVFRERYAIWREKLVFKIAEKELKKDLKKAG; from the coding sequence ATGAGCTTTAATCTTAAATCTGTTGATACTGTTGAGTCGATTTCCAAGGAAGATTTTAAAAAGAATTACCTAGATAAAAGAAAACCTTTAATCATAAAGGGACTTACAAAAGATTGGCCAGCAAGAGAAAAATGGTCAACGGAGTATTTCAAGCAGATTGCTGGAGATATAGAGGTTAAACTTGTAGATAATTCAAAGGCAGATCCGAAAAAAGTAATCAATGCTTCGATTGCGAGTATGAAATTTGGAGAATATCTGGATTTGATAAAGCGTGAACCAACCCAGTTACGTATTTTTTTCTTCAATCTTTTCAAGCACAGACCCGAATTAATTGACGATGTAAAAGTTCCCAAAGAATTAATGGGAGGTTTTATAGAAAGCATGCCTGCTATGTTTTTTGGCGGTTCTAAAGCGATTACTTTTCTGCATTATGATATCGATTTGCCACATCTTTTTCATACTCATTTCGGCGGAAGAAAGCATATTATCTTATTTGATAACAAATGGAAGAAAAGACTTTACTGTCTTCCAAATACCACTTATGCATTAGAAGATTATGATGTTGCCAATCCCGATTTTGAAAAATTTCCAGCGTTGAAAGGAGTAGAAGGCTATGAAGTTTTTCTCGAGCATGGAGATACTTTATTCATGCCAACAGGAATGTGGCACTGGATGCGTTATATAGATGGTTCTTTTTCTCTAACACTTCGCGCATGGGATCAATCTGTTTCTAGAAAAATTGCTAGCGTATGGAGTCTTTTTATGCATGGTGCTGTAGATAGCGCTATAAAAGTAGTTTTTAGAGAACGTTATGCAATTTGGCGTGAAAAATTAGTCTTTAAAATCGCTGAGAAGGAATTGAAGAAGGATTTGAAAAAAGCAGGGTAA
- a CDS encoding bifunctional nuclease family protein — translation MSLVKLSIKGISYSQTQNGAYALILNEVDGERKLPIVIGAFEAQSIAIALEKEIKPPRPLTHDLFKNFAERFDIVVKQVIIHKLVDGVFYSSLICERDKIEEIIDARTSDAIALALRFNAPIFTYKNILDKAGIYLKSNTAETDSGAQEIDDVLSNPETFGHEEESNQSGDVYAKHSLQELNELLDQAVSQEDYEKATKIRDEISRR, via the coding sequence ATGAGTCTAGTAAAATTATCCATAAAAGGAATTTCATACAGTCAAACTCAAAATGGCGCCTATGCCTTAATTTTGAATGAAGTGGATGGCGAAAGAAAATTACCTATTGTTATTGGTGCTTTTGAAGCCCAGTCAATCGCTATTGCTTTAGAAAAAGAAATAAAACCGCCACGTCCGTTAACACATGATTTATTCAAAAATTTTGCTGAAAGATTTGACATTGTGGTTAAGCAAGTTATCATTCACAAATTAGTTGATGGTGTTTTTTATTCTAGCTTAATCTGCGAAAGAGATAAAATCGAAGAGATTATAGATGCTAGAACTTCTGATGCAATTGCCTTAGCATTACGTTTCAACGCTCCTATTTTTACTTATAAAAACATTTTAGATAAAGCTGGTATTTATTTAAAATCAAACACTGCTGAAACAGATTCTGGCGCTCAAGAAATTGATGATGTTCTTTCAAACCCTGAAACTTTTGGACACGAAGAAGAAAGCAACCAATCTGGAGACGTTTACGCAAAACATAGTTTACAAGAACTAAACGAGCTTTTAGATCAAGCCGTTTCTCAGGAAGATTACGAAAAAGCGACAAAAATTAGAGACGAAATCTCTAGAAGATAA
- a CDS encoding pyruvate dehydrogenase complex E1 component subunit beta: MRTIQFREAICEAMSEEMRRDESIYLMGEEVAEYNGAYKASKGMLAEFGEKRVIDTPIAELGFSGIAVGSAMNGNRPIVEYMTFNFCLVGIDQIINNVAKMRQMTGGQFNVPIVFRGPTASAGQLGATHSQALENWFANTPGLKVVVPSTPYDAKGLLKSAIRDNDPVIFMESEQMYGDKGEVPDGEYTIPLGVADVKREGTDVTIVSFGKIIKEAFIVADELAKEGISCEIIDLRTVRPMDKDAILKSVKKTNRLVILEEAWPVASLSSEISYIVQEQAFDFLDAPIQRITTADTPAPYSPVLLKDWLPNAGDVVKAVKKVLYK, from the coding sequence ATGAGAACAATACAATTTAGAGAGGCCATTTGTGAAGCAATGAGCGAAGAAATGCGTCGCGATGAATCCATATATTTAATGGGAGAAGAGGTTGCAGAATACAATGGAGCTTACAAAGCTTCTAAAGGAATGCTTGCTGAGTTTGGTGAAAAAAGAGTAATCGATACTCCAATTGCTGAGCTTGGATTTTCAGGAATTGCAGTAGGTTCTGCAATGAACGGAAACCGCCCTATTGTAGAATATATGACATTCAACTTCTGTTTAGTTGGTATTGATCAAATTATAAATAACGTCGCTAAAATGCGTCAAATGACAGGAGGACAGTTTAATGTGCCTATCGTTTTCCGTGGACCAACAGCTTCTGCTGGTCAATTAGGAGCTACTCACTCACAAGCTTTAGAAAACTGGTTTGCTAATACTCCAGGTTTAAAAGTTGTTGTTCCTTCAACTCCTTATGATGCAAAAGGACTTTTAAAATCAGCTATCCGTGATAACGATCCAGTTATTTTCATGGAATCTGAGCAAATGTACGGAGACAAAGGTGAAGTGCCAGATGGAGAATATACAATCCCGTTAGGTGTTGCTGATGTTAAACGTGAAGGAACAGATGTAACTATCGTTTCATTCGGAAAAATCATCAAAGAAGCTTTTATTGTCGCTGATGAATTAGCAAAAGAAGGTATTTCTTGTGAGATTATCGATTTAAGAACAGTTCGTCCAATGGATAAAGATGCGATCTTAAAATCGGTTAAAAAAACAAACCGTTTAGTAATTCTTGAAGAAGCTTGGCCAGTTGCCAGCCTTTCTTCTGAAATCTCTTATATCGTTCAAGAACAAGCATTCGACTTCCTTGATGCGCCAATTCAACGTATTACAACAGCAGATACTCCTGCACCGTATTCTCCAGTATTGCTTAAAGACTGGTTGCCAAATGCTGGTGATGTAGTAAAAGCAGTTAAAAAAGTATTATACAAATAA
- a CDS encoding DNA-3-methyladenine glycosylase family protein — translation MQEAIDFLTNKNPVFLEIIEKYGLPPIPRRPPGFETLVLLILEQQVSIDSAKATFLKIKAYKTCNPENMAVLTDEEFRNLGVSRQKTKYIKILAEAVLNKELDIESLASKSAKQVREELIKLKGIGNWTIDIYLMFCLEEPDLIPLGDIAVINTIKELLDIHDKQEMEIHAEQWSPYRSYATYLLWHYYLKKRNRSITY, via the coding sequence ATGCAAGAAGCCATCGATTTTTTAACCAATAAAAATCCTGTATTTTTAGAAATTATTGAGAAATACGGATTGCCTCCAATTCCAAGACGTCCGCCTGGATTTGAAACTTTGGTTTTATTAATACTTGAACAGCAAGTTTCTATAGATTCGGCGAAAGCCACATTTTTAAAAATCAAAGCTTACAAAACTTGCAATCCCGAAAATATGGCTGTTTTGACTGATGAGGAATTTAGAAATTTGGGAGTAAGTCGCCAGAAAACAAAATATATAAAGATTTTAGCGGAAGCGGTTTTAAACAAAGAATTAGATATTGAAAGTTTAGCTTCAAAATCGGCAAAACAAGTTCGTGAAGAACTCATTAAACTAAAGGGAATCGGTAATTGGACAATTGATATTTATCTGATGTTTTGTTTGGAAGAACCCGATTTAATTCCGCTTGGCGATATAGCAGTAATAAATACGATCAAAGAATTGCTGGATATTCATGACAAACAGGAAATGGAAATTCATGCAGAACAGTGGAGTCCGTATCGATCTTATGCAACCTATTTGCTTTGGCATTATTATTTAAAGAAGAGAAATCGAAGTATTACCTATTAA
- a CDS encoding isoamylase early set domain-containing protein: MSLKKQFVKTKPVCKVTFSIDAKDANSAAVVGDFNNWNAEEGTLSKLKNGTFKATYDLVKDAIYEFKYLIDGNYVNDPEADSYKWNDYAGSENSVLVV, translated from the coding sequence ATGTCTTTAAAGAAACAATTTGTGAAAACGAAACCCGTATGTAAAGTGACGTTTTCAATAGATGCTAAAGATGCAAATTCGGCAGCTGTTGTTGGAGATTTCAATAATTGGAATGCTGAAGAAGGAACTCTGAGTAAATTGAAAAATGGAACTTTTAAAGCAACTTATGACTTGGTTAAAGATGCTATTTATGAATTTAAGTATCTGATTGACGGAAATTATGTGAACGATCCAGAAGCCGATTCTTATAAATGGAATGATTACGCTGGAAGTGAAAACAGTGTTTTAGTTGTATAA
- a CDS encoding helix-turn-helix domain-containing protein: MSTATKPKHIGRQISRIRELKDMKQEALAQALGISQQSVSAIENSETIDDAKLAEVAKALGVSAEAIKNFTEENMINYFNNFYDNSTSTGINGMFNPTHCTFNPLDKVVELYERLVLAEKEKNEYLEKLMKEK, encoded by the coding sequence ATGAGCACAGCAACAAAACCAAAACACATAGGACGACAAATAAGCCGTATTCGCGAACTTAAAGATATGAAACAAGAAGCGTTGGCACAAGCATTAGGAATATCTCAACAATCTGTGTCAGCAATAGAAAATAGCGAAACTATTGACGACGCAAAACTTGCAGAAGTAGCAAAAGCTCTTGGAGTAAGTGCCGAAGCAATTAAAAACTTTACAGAAGAAAACATGATAAATTATTTCAATAATTTTTACGATAACAGCACAAGTACTGGAATAAATGGAATGTTCAATCCAACTCATTGCACATTTAATCCGTTAGATAAAGTAGTTGAACTTTACGAACGTTTGGTTTTGGCAGAAAAAGAAAAAAATGAATATTTGGAAAAATTAATGAAAGAGAAATAA
- the ubiE gene encoding bifunctional demethylmenaquinone methyltransferase/2-methoxy-6-polyprenyl-1,4-benzoquinol methylase UbiE, producing the protein MSEKVTPYKDSTLGKKEQVTQMFDTISGNYDNLNRVISFGIDVKWRKKVLKIVSDKKPKVILDIATGTGDLAILMAQTNAEKIVGLDISAGMLEVGKKKVEEKKLSNVIELVLGDSENMPFEDNYFDAITVGFGVRNFENLEKGFAEILRVLKPNGVFVILETSVPNKFPYKQGYNFYSKNILPLIGKLFSKDNDAYGYLSESAAAFPYGEALNNILRKTGFIDVVAMPQTFGVATIYSASKK; encoded by the coding sequence ATGTCTGAAAAAGTAACTCCGTATAAAGACTCTACCTTAGGTAAAAAAGAGCAAGTAACCCAAATGTTTGATACCATTTCTGGGAATTACGACAATTTGAATCGTGTAATTTCATTTGGAATTGATGTTAAATGGCGCAAAAAAGTATTAAAGATCGTATCAGACAAAAAACCAAAAGTCATTTTGGATATTGCAACAGGAACTGGCGATTTAGCAATTTTGATGGCACAAACTAATGCTGAAAAAATTGTTGGTCTAGATATTTCTGCCGGAATGCTGGAAGTTGGAAAAAAGAAAGTTGAAGAAAAAAAGCTTTCTAATGTTATTGAACTAGTTTTGGGCGATTCTGAAAACATGCCATTTGAAGACAATTATTTTGATGCTATTACTGTTGGCTTTGGTGTGAGAAATTTTGAAAACTTAGAAAAAGGTTTTGCAGAAATTTTAAGAGTTTTAAAACCAAACGGAGTATTTGTTATATTAGAAACTTCTGTTCCAAATAAATTCCCTTATAAACAAGGTTATAATTTTTACAGTAAAAATATACTTCCTCTAATCGGAAAATTATTTTCTAAAGATAATGATGCCTATGGTTATTTATCCGAATCGGCGGCAGCTTTTCCTTATGGTGAAGCCTTAAACAATATTTTAAGAAAAACTGGGTTTATAGATGTTGTGGCAATGCCCCAAACTTTTGGTGTCGCAACAATTTATTCTGCATCTAAAAAATAG
- a CDS encoding electron transfer flavoprotein subunit beta/FixA family protein gives MKILVCISHVPDTTSKINFTNGDSEFDTNGVQYVINPNDEFGLTRAIWFQEQQGANVTVVNVGGPDTEPTLRKALAIGANEAIRVNANPTDGFFVAKQLAEVIKNGGYDLVIAGKESLDYNGGMVPGMIAGILGSNFLNSCTALTIDGNNVKAVREIDGGKETVSTTLPLIIGGQKGLVEEKDLRIPNMRGIMTARTKALTILEPVDATVNTKAVKFEKPAPKSAVKLVSADNLDELINLLHNEAKVI, from the coding sequence ATGAAAATACTAGTTTGCATCAGCCATGTGCCTGATACTACTTCAAAAATTAACTTTACCAACGGTGACTCAGAATTTGACACTAATGGAGTACAATATGTAATTAACCCTAACGACGAATTTGGTCTTACACGCGCTATCTGGTTTCAAGAACAACAAGGTGCAAATGTAACGGTTGTAAACGTTGGAGGTCCTGATACTGAACCAACTTTGCGTAAAGCATTAGCAATTGGTGCAAACGAAGCAATTCGTGTGAATGCAAATCCAACTGACGGATTTTTTGTTGCTAAGCAATTAGCAGAAGTTATTAAAAACGGAGGTTATGATCTTGTAATAGCGGGAAAAGAATCTTTGGATTATAACGGAGGAATGGTTCCTGGAATGATCGCAGGAATTTTAGGTTCTAACTTCTTAAACTCTTGTACAGCTTTAACAATTGACGGAAACAATGTAAAAGCAGTTCGTGAAATTGACGGTGGAAAAGAAACTGTAAGCACTACTCTTCCATTAATTATTGGAGGTCAAAAAGGTCTTGTTGAGGAAAAAGATTTACGTATCCCGAACATGAGAGGAATTATGACTGCAAGAACAAAAGCTTTAACTATCCTTGAGCCAGTTGATGCGACTGTAAACACAAAAGCGGTGAAATTTGAAAAACCAGCTCCAAAATCAGCAGTGAAATTAGTTTCTGCAGATAATTTAGATGAGTTAATCAATTTATTACACAACGAAGCGAAGGTAATCTAG
- a CDS encoding dihydrofolate reductase: protein MIIMIAAAAENNALGKNNELVWHLPNDFKRFKSLTTGHHIIMGRKTFESFPKPLPDRVHIVISRQENYNPEGCIVVDSIEKAIALCPENDDSYVIGGGEIYNLALPFTDIIELTKVHHSFDADAFFPKINKNEWILVESEENYKDEKHLYDYTYETYIRK, encoded by the coding sequence ATGATTATAATGATAGCGGCTGCAGCCGAAAATAATGCGCTTGGAAAAAACAACGAATTAGTATGGCATTTGCCAAATGATTTTAAAAGATTTAAATCGCTTACTACTGGTCATCATATCATTATGGGAAGAAAAACTTTTGAAAGTTTTCCAAAACCGTTACCAGATCGCGTTCATATTGTAATTTCTCGTCAAGAAAATTACAACCCAGAAGGATGTATTGTAGTAGACAGCATTGAAAAGGCAATTGCGCTATGTCCTGAAAATGATGATAGTTATGTTATTGGCGGTGGAGAAATTTATAATCTTGCTCTTCCGTTTACCGATATTATTGAATTAACAAAAGTTCATCATTCGTTTGATGCAGATGCTTTTTTTCCGAAAATCAATAAAAATGAATGGATTTTGGTCGAATCTGAAGAAAATTATAAAGATGAAAAGCATCTTTATGATTACACCTATGAAACTTACATTAGAAAATAA
- a CDS encoding thymidylate synthase, with translation MKQYLDLVKHVLENGNQKGDRTGTGTKSVFGYQMRFDLSEGFPMVTTKKLHLKSIIYELLWFLKGDTNVKYLQENGVKIWDEWADSNGDLGPVYGHQWRNWNSEEIDQISELIKELKTNPNSRRMLVSAWNPSVLPDTKKSFEDNVANNKATLPPCHAFFQFYVASPDLEKGETKGKLSCQLYQRSADIFLGVPFNIASYALLTMMIAQVCDLEPGEFIHTFGDAHIYNNHFEQLELQLTREPKPLPKMILNPEIKNIFDFDFNDFTLVDYDPHPAIKGSVAV, from the coding sequence ATGAAGCAATACTTAGATTTAGTAAAACACGTTTTAGAAAACGGCAATCAAAAAGGAGACCGAACTGGAACTGGAACAAAAAGTGTTTTTGGTTACCAAATGCGTTTTGATTTAAGTGAGGGCTTCCCAATGGTTACAACAAAAAAACTTCATTTAAAATCGATCATTTACGAATTGCTTTGGTTTTTAAAAGGCGATACAAACGTAAAATACCTTCAAGAAAATGGAGTCAAAATTTGGGACGAATGGGCAGATTCTAATGGTGATTTAGGACCTGTTTACGGCCACCAATGGCGTAATTGGAATAGTGAAGAAATAGATCAGATTTCTGAATTAATTAAAGAATTAAAAACAAATCCGAATAGCCGAAGAATGCTAGTTTCCGCATGGAACCCATCGGTTTTACCAGATACTAAAAAATCTTTTGAGGATAATGTAGCCAATAACAAAGCGACTTTGCCTCCATGCCATGCTTTTTTCCAGTTTTATGTAGCAAGTCCAGATCTTGAAAAAGGAGAAACAAAAGGAAAATTATCTTGCCAATTGTATCAGCGAAGTGCCGATATCTTTTTAGGAGTTCCTTTTAACATTGCTTCTTATGCATTGCTAACTATGATGATTGCACAAGTATGCGATTTAGAGCCAGGCGAATTTATTCACACTTTTGGTGATGCACATATTTATAATAATCATTTTGAACAATTGGAACTGCAATTAACGCGTGAACCAAAACCATTACCAAAAATGATTTTAAATCCTGAGATTAAAAACATTTTTGATTTTGATTTTAATGATTTCACACTTGTAGATTACGATCCACACCCTGCCATTAAAGGAAGTGTTGCAGTATAA
- a CDS encoding 2TM domain-containing protein: MEKEVHEQYEYARRRLRQKKVLYFHFVLFLLGSLFLFIANKFFGFGEGTTQNWCIWGITIWLFLFILHFIKVYITDRFMNKKWEREQIDRLVALQQKRISQLESSINEENENKI; the protein is encoded by the coding sequence ATGGAAAAAGAAGTACACGAACAATACGAATACGCTAGACGCCGATTAAGACAAAAAAAGGTCTTATATTTTCATTTTGTTCTTTTCCTGCTTGGAAGTTTATTTTTATTTATTGCCAATAAATTTTTTGGATTTGGAGAGGGTACAACTCAAAATTGGTGTATTTGGGGTATTACAATTTGGCTTTTCCTTTTTATTCTACATTTTATAAAGGTATATATAACGGACCGTTTTATGAATAAGAAATGGGAAAGAGAACAAATTGACCGATTAGTTGCTTTACAGCAAAAAAGAATCAGTCAGCTAGAATCTTCTATTAATGAAGAGAATGAAAATAAAATTTAG
- a CDS encoding inorganic diphosphatase, giving the protein MTADKLTTFDVLIEIPRGSRNKYEYDFEIKRMRFDRMLFSSMMYPADYGFIPETLALDGDPLDVLVLVNEPTFPGCVMEVKPIGVFHMADDKGPDEKIICVPVSDPIWNSLNDLSDINAHLLKEIEHFFQVYKDLENKKVDVEGWGDVKEAYDIIAECTKRFDDIENKPAGLFSIK; this is encoded by the coding sequence ATGACCGCAGACAAATTAACGACTTTCGATGTGTTAATCGAAATACCACGAGGAAGCAGAAATAAATATGAGTACGATTTTGAAATTAAAAGAATGCGTTTTGACAGAATGTTATTCTCTTCAATGATGTACCCAGCTGATTACGGATTTATTCCAGAAACTTTAGCTTTAGATGGTGATCCTCTTGACGTATTAGTTTTGGTAAACGAGCCAACTTTCCCTGGATGTGTTATGGAAGTGAAACCAATTGGTGTATTCCACATGGCAGATGATAAAGGACCAGACGAGAAAATTATTTGTGTACCAGTTTCAGATCCAATCTGGAATTCATTAAACGATCTTTCTGATATTAACGCTCACTTATTAAAAGAAATCGAGCACTTTTTCCAAGTTTACAAAGACCTTGAAAACAAAAAAGTAGATGTAGAAGGATGGGGAGACGTAAAAGAAGCTTACGACATTATCGCTGAGTGTACAAAACGTTTTGATGACATTGAAAATAAACCGGCTGGATTATTTAGCATTAAATAA
- the accD gene encoding acetyl-CoA carboxylase, carboxyltransferase subunit beta: MAWFKRQEKGITTATEDKMDVPKGLWYKSPTGKIIDADELARNLFVSPEDDFHVRIGSATYFEILFDNNEFVELDKNMTSKDPLHFVDTKKYADRLKDVMEKTHLKDAVRTGVGKSKGKELVICCMDFAFIGGSMGAVVGEKIARGIDHAIKNKLPFVMISKSGGARMMEVAYSLMQLAKTSVKLAQLAEAKLPYISLCTDPTTGGTTASYAMLGDINISEPGALIGFAGPRVVRDTTGKDLPEGFQTAEFLLEHGFLDFITPRKELKDKINLYIDLIQNNDIR, from the coding sequence ATGGCTTGGTTTAAAAGACAAGAAAAAGGGATTACGACCGCGACAGAAGATAAGATGGACGTTCCGAAAGGATTGTGGTACAAATCTCCTACTGGAAAAATTATTGATGCTGACGAATTAGCGAGAAATTTATTCGTAAGCCCTGAAGATGATTTTCACGTTCGAATTGGAAGCGCAACCTATTTTGAAATTTTATTCGACAACAACGAATTTGTTGAGTTAGACAAAAACATGACTTCTAAAGATCCTTTGCACTTTGTTGACACAAAGAAATATGCAGACAGATTGAAAGATGTGATGGAGAAAACTCACCTTAAAGACGCTGTACGTACGGGAGTAGGAAAATCTAAAGGAAAAGAACTTGTAATCTGCTGTATGGATTTTGCATTCATCGGTGGATCTATGGGAGCAGTTGTAGGTGAGAAAATCGCAAGAGGTATTGATCACGCGATCAAAAACAAACTTCCTTTTGTAATGATTTCTAAATCTGGTGGGGCTCGTATGATGGAAGTCGCTTATTCTTTAATGCAATTAGCAAAAACTTCTGTAAAACTAGCTCAATTAGCTGAAGCTAAATTACCTTACATCTCTCTTTGTACAGATCCAACAACGGGTGGAACAACTGCATCTTACGCAATGTTAGGAGACATCAATATCTCTGAACCAGGCGCTTTGATTGGTTTTGCTGGTCCTCGTGTTGTTCGCGATACTACAGGAAAAGATTTGCCAGAAGGTTTCCAAACTGCTGAGTTCTTATTAGAGCACGGTTTCTTAGACTTTATCACGCCAAGAAAAGAATTGAAAGATAAGATTAACTTATATATCGATTTGATTCAAAATAATGATATTAGATAG